The genomic interval TATCATTATGATAAAAATAAGGATATTACCGATAAGGCCGCAAAATTTAAAGTATCCTTTTTTTCCTAAGCAACCAAAGATTATCCCAATGATAGGAAAAATCCAAAGGAGTAATATAGAGAGAGCATTGGGAAAAGGAAAGCTCATAAAAAACGAAAGGATATAAGCCACAAAGGATAGGAAAAAAATAATAAAAGATCCAACACCAAAGAAATTCTGTTTCATAGTATCTCCTTTCCCTTTTTGTTTAATTTTACCATAATGATGTTTTTACTGAAATAGCGAAATAAAGTATTCTTTTTATGTTTAAAATAACTTTTATTAGAAGCTGTTTTTGCAATATAAATATATGTTTCATGGAAATAATATAATGAATCAAAAAGAAGGAAATATCTTTTCCATATGGAATGTAATACGCATGTCATTGTTTAGGAGTGAAATAGATGAAAAAAATTTTAGTTCTTGGTGGTACACGTTTTTTTGGAAGGAAGCTAGTGGAATTGCTGTTGGAAGAGGGGCATCAGGTTACGATAATGACCCGTGGGACAACAAGTCATCCATTTGGCGATCGAGTGGAGCATATCATCGGTGATCGCTCTATGAAGGAACAACTTAATAATCATTTTGAAGGACGAAAATTTGATATTGTTTATGACAATATTTGCTATACATCAAATGAAGCAAGGGATTTCTGTGAAGTTTTTAACGGGAACATTGGCAAGCTTGTGTTTACTTCTTCCTTATCGACGTATGCTGCAGATGGAAAGGAAAAGAGAGAAGAAGACTTTGATCCGTATCATTATCCGATAGCATGGGGAGATAAAGAGGCATTTACATATAACGAAGGAAAGCGACAAGCAGAAGCCGTTTTCTTTCAGTACGCAACATTTCCAGTTGTGGCAGTAAGGTTCCCCATTGTGTTAGGAGAAGATGATTACACACGCAGGTTGCATTTTCATGTGGAGGGGATTCAGAAAGGAAACGCAATTGGCTTTGTTAATATGGAAGCAGAAATGTCCTTTATTCTTGCCTCAGAAGCTGCAACATTCTTAAAATGGGCAGGTTTTTCAGACTTTGAAGGACCATTTAATGCAACGGCGAATGGAAAAATTTCTATGGGAGAATTAATCCATATAATCGAAAAGGTGACAGGGCATGAGGCGAAAATAACGTTAAAAGGGGACGAGGAAGATACATCCCCATTTGCCATTCCTGCCACATGGTATATGAATACGGAAAAGGCAGAAAAAGCGGGCTTTGAGTTCAGTAACCTGGATAATTGGTTGCCAGCTTTGATTGAGGAAATTGCAAGTAAAGATAAGCATTGATTGCGATGGTTAAGAAGAATTTGTTATATTTTGGTGAAGTGGAGGATGAATAAAGGGATAGTTATAGGAGGAGAAAAATGGCTTATGATTTAGATTGTCCTTTATGTAATCCACATAAAGATAGCGACCAAAATATCGTCCTGGAGAATGAAACATGTTATTTTTTGCAACATAACAAACATCAAGGTGTCTTAGAGGGTAGCGGTTTAATAATTCCTAAAAACCATCACAAGGACGTCTTTGAGTTAACACAAGAAGAGTGGACCGATACATATGAGCTAGTACATAAGGCAAAAAAATTTATAGATAATAACCATTCTCCTGATGGCTATACAATAGGATGGAATGTAGGCAAAGTCTCTAACCAAGAGATTTATCATTGTCATCTTCACCTAATCCCAAGATATAAGGATGAACCATTGGCTGGAAAGGGAATTAGATATTGGTTAAAACAAGAGGGAAATAGACGAGTGAAAGGGGAAAGTGAATAGCTTTTAGGGTGTTTGAGACACCAAAACAAGATAATGTAGTCATTTTTAATCCATACAGAAATAACCACTGAAATTGTTTGTTCAGTGGTTTTCTTTTTGTAGGATCAGATTCCTTCGTTGCTTTATATATAAAAATTTTAGCGATTTTTTCTATTGAGAATATGGTAAGTAAAAATCGCTTAACAACTTCTAGGTAGTTTTTTGTTCACTAATGTCTCTAAACAAACCGTTTCAAATCATTGATCGCCTGCAAATGCATGCCTTCATGAAAAATCGTTCGAATTAATACTTGTTCTATTGTGTGCATGCCCATATCGATTGGGGGATATTCTTTTTCAAGCTCATTGCGATATTTTTCTAATATTTCTTGTGGTTGTGCGTTTAAAAGCTCTTTTAATTCTTGGAAGGACGGTGTCTCCTCTGTAAAATTGGCTGGTGTTGTACCAAAGCCAAACCATTGATTGAATTGCTTCGAAGTAGGAGAGGCTTCTTTTGTTAATGCCTCGATCCATAAAAACTGATCGAGATAAAGATGACCGAGATTCCAGCGGATATTATTATTAAATCCATCTGGAATAATTTCTGCTTGCTCGTCTGTCATCATTTCAACAGTCCCTAACAGTTCCTTCCGATACGTTTCCAATTGTTTAAATAAATTTTCATGACGTGCTTCCATTTTACACACTCCTTAAACATAAACTCACAATCATTTATTCGATATGGCGATATCTATTTCCTGCACGGGAAGAATAGTGATTTTTTCTAATGGAAATACTAGAAAAAACAGGAATAAAGATAGGAGAAAAACGATGCCTCGTAAAGATGAAGAGATTAGCGAAGAAATAGAAAAGGAACCGCTGAATACGAACAAGAAAGAGGGGGAAGTAGATAAATTAAACCGCATGCTAGCAGCGGTGTTGGAGTATATTTCAGACGATGAGGTAGAAGAAATCGATATTGATTACATATTGGATCAAACAGAAGGGCTTCGTGCTTGGTGGAATCAATACCGAGAGAAAAACCGTAAGCGCATGGAAGAAGAAATCAAAGAATCATTAGGGGGACTGTCCCTTGAGGAGCTAGAGAAGATTCGGGAACAAATTAAGGCTAAACAATAAGACAAATGGTTTTCATCCATAAAAGATGAAAGCCATTTTTTCATTTCACCAAGCTAAAGAAATGATTATATCGAAATAGTGGTGTGAACAACAACATTCCTTTGATAGAATGAGAGAATGGAATATCCTAGAAGAATATTAAGAAAATCTTAAGAATTTTGCTTAGCAGATATTAAGATTTTTTGCCTATGATAGAGACATCGAAGAGAGAGAAAGCAGGTGGTTGTTGTTGGAGAAAGTAAATGTGCTAGTGGTGGATGATGAGAAAGAAATTCGAGATGCCATTGAAATATATCTTAAAAACGAAGGGATTACCGTTTTAAAAGCAAGTGATGGACTAGAGGCATTAGATATTTTAATGGAACAAACCGTTCATTTAATTCTAATGGATATTATGATGCCGAATTTAGATGGGATTTCTGCTACTTATAAAATTCGTGAACAAAAAAATATTCCGATTATAATGCTGACAGCGAAAAGTGAGGATACGGATAAAATATTAGGCTTGCAAATAGGCGCTGATGATTATATCACAAAACCATTCAATCCAATGGAGCTAGTCGCAAGAGTGAAATCGCAATTACGAAGATATGTGACACTTGGAACCTTTGATGGTGTGAAGAAAAAAATAGACCTTCATGGATTAACATTAGACCAGGAGGCAAAAGAAGTAGCGGTAAATGGAGAAGGTGTAAAGCTAACGCCGATTGAATATAAAATCGTTGTATTATTAATGAAAAATGCAGGCAGAGTGTTCTCTATTACGGAAATTTATGAAAGTGTATGGAAGGAACCTGGGTACAATGCTGAAAACACGGTGGCAGTACATATTCGAAAAATCCGCGAGAAAATCGAAGTGGATCCAAAAAATCCGCGTTTCTTAAAGGTGGTGTGGGGCATTGGCTACAAAATCGAGAAATAAAGGGCTTTTTATTGTTTGGACATTGCTTATTACAATCGGGCTTAGTGGAATTGCTTCGATAGATATGTGGTTTAATAAGTACATGCAATCAGATTTTTATAAAACATCCATCTTTCAAGATAAAATGTATTATTATATGGATCTTTTAAGTGAGAATGAGTTATATTATATTCCGATAGAAGAAGCGAAGAAGAATATAACTGTGACAGAAAAAGAAATAAATGATTACCGTTATTATTATGGTGATTTGAATGAACAAATCCAAATTATAAAAAGTCAGTATGAGGAACAAATTCAAACTGCTAAATCTACAGGAAGCACGGAAGCAGAACAGTTATATACAGATGAAAGAGATAAGAAAATCTCTGATATCACTAAAAATTTTCAAAGTAATGAATATGTAGAAGAAAAGATTAAAAAAGAAAAAGCACGACAATTAGATGAATACTATCAAGACTTACAGAATAGGGAATATGAGTATAAAGACTGGGCTGATTCCTTCCAGTATTATTTTGAAAATAAGAAAACGGGAGAAATTATAACAAACGTTGAGGTTGCTCCGGGTGAAAAGATCGATAGTAAGTTAAATCAGAAGAATACAAAATTTCTTCGCGATATCCACGTTGATCCCAAAGATGAGTGGGAACAACACTATATTACCTTAGATTCTCCTTGGTATGAGTTTGGTTATAAAGACACAGTTGCGACAGAAGTGTCTATTCTCAATAACATCAAAGTAAAAAGAGGCAGCTTTGAAGGAATAATTGCAGTTCCTAACAATTTAAATGCCAATAGTATGATAAATAAAGAAGTGGATAACTATAAATCACAACAAAAGCAAGCAATCTCTTTTAGTGTCATTAGTATTATTAGTTTAGTTGCAAGTTGCTTCCTCCTTTTAACTAGAAGAAGCATTTTAACACAATGGGAAAACTCATTTTATAAGAAAGTTCCAATAGATATTGGCATTATTTTCCTTATTATAAGTGTAGCGGTTGGGATAATCGGTATATGGGGCGTAATTGATCAATTTGAGATACACCTATATAATGAGGGATCGTATTGGAAGGGGATTATTTTATTTGGATGTTTAGCTTGGCTGTTTATATCTTTGTCATTTATTCAAATTTCTCTTTTATATAAAGAAAAATTAAAAGGGGATAAATTATTTTGGACGAAAACGTTTGTTGGAAAATGTATAAAAACAGTAAAGAAACCACTTTTGCAATTATTTTCAAGTAGAACTCCGTTAACTAAATTAATTCTTTGTTTAATCATTGTTTTCGTACTAGGTATCAGTTTAATGGCAACACTTATAGAACCAGTATTAGCACCGTTCTATCTTGTAGCAGTAATAATAATTGGAATACCAGTGATCCATTATTTGGTAAAAAATACAAAGTCTTTAAATCAGCTAGTCCTATATACAAATGAGATTATGAATGGTCGGAAAGTAAGCGATCTAGAGATTAAGGCCTCTAGTGAACTTACAACTTTAGTAGAGACTATCAATACACTAAAAAATGGCGTGATTTTCTCTCAAAATGCCCAAGCAAAAAGCGAACGCCTAAAAACCGAATTAATTACCAATGTCAGTCACGATCTACGAACGCCTTTAACATCTATCATTAACTACACGGAATTATTGAAAAATAAAAATCTATCAGAGGAAGAAAAGGACGGCTATCTGGCTATTATTGACCGAAAATCACAGCGGTTAAAAGTATTGATTGATGATTTGTTTGAGGTTTCGAAAATGGTTAGCGGCAATGTGGAATTGAAGAGGGAAAAGGTAGATTTAGTGCAGCTTTTACAGCAAGCATTAGGAGAATATGATGAAACAATCAAAGCCTCTACTCTTGATTTTCGTGTAACCAATCAAGAGCCGTCGATTAATGCAGTAGTAGATGGGCAGAAGCTATGGAGAGTATTTGATAATTTAATAGGAAATATTTTGAAGTATTCCTTGGAGCATTCTCGTGTCTACCTTTCGATTAAACAAGAAAAAGGGCAAGCAATTCTTCAATTTAAAAATATTTCTAAGTATGAACTAGATGACAATATGGATGAATTATTTGAGCGTTTTAAACGAGGGGATACCTCTAGACATACGGAAGGATCCGGACTTGGACTTGCGATTGCAAAATCGATTATCGACCTTCATGAGGGAATGATGACAATAGAGACAGATGGAGACTTATTTAAAGTTACCTTAGCGCTACCTGTAAATGAACAGCGAAGCTAAAAATGAATAAGAAACAAGCAGCCTATCTGTACTCATTGGTTTACCCGATTACGAGAAATAAAGTAATTGCAAGGAAAATAGTATTTGATGTACTAAAGGAATATAAACATGTTGAAGAAAAAATAATCATTCGCAAAGCCATTAACAAAGCGATTGAAGCAGGGAAAGCTAAGATAGGATAGAAGGTACTTCCTTTTCGATGATGAAAAGGAAGTATTTTTTTACTAGAAATATATGTTAAAATAATTTAAAAGATTATGAATAATCACAGAAAGAAGGAAAGAAAAGTGACCATCAAAAAAATCGGTATTGTAGGGCTTGGAGCGATTGGGGCAGTATACGGCAAAATGCTTCAGGAAGTAGAAGGATTAGAAGTACAAATTATTGTCGATGAGCATAGAAAAACAAGATATGAAAAAGAAAAATTCTACATAAACGACGAAGAAACTTCCTTTCATTACATCCATCCAGATACACAATCAGAAGCCTTTGATTTGGTTCTCCTTGCAGTAAAATATGGACAGCTTCAAGAAGCAATCTCCCTAATTCGTCCATTTGTAGGAGAGAAAACAGTAATTCTTTCCTTATTAAATGGGATTACAAGCGAGGAAGAAATTGCACAAAGCTATGGGGAAGAAAAGATTCTCTATTCCATCTGTAATGGCATTGACTCAACAAGAGAAGGCAATCGAATCTATTACAGTACTCCTGGAATCATCACTTTTGGGGAGAGAGTAAATATAGAGCTGACGGATCGCGTAAAAGAGGTCAAAGAATGCTTAGAAAGAGCAAATATACCAGTTGATGTACCAGAAGATATGGAGCGTGCTTTATGGAATAAGTTCATGATTAACGTAGGCATGAATCAAGCTTCAGCTGTAACAAGAGCACCATATGCTTATTTTCAAAAAGATGGACAAGCAAGAGAGCTAGCAAAAAGTGCGATGAAGGAAGTAATTCAGCTTGCACAGGCAAAGGAAATTGACTTAACAGAACAAGACATGGATTATTTTTTTGCCAATGTGCTAAGCAAAGTTGGCGGGAAAGGAAAGACATCGATGCTGCAGGATATCGAAGCTGGCAGAGAAACAGAAGTCGCTTTATTTGCCGAAAAAGTTATCGATTATGGTCAGAAGCTTGGGATTGAAACACCTATTAATCAAGCATTCTATCGAATTATTAAAACAGTGGAGGAAATGCAAGGGTAGAAAAGCTCTAAAAAGAACGGGGGATTCAAATGGTTCAAAGCACACAACAGTCCTATTCGCCGCCAAAACATATCGTTTCAGCAGCGACGATCATTATTAACGAACAAGGCGAAATTTTATTAATCAAGGGACCTAAGAGAGGATGGGAAATGCCAGGCGGACAAGTGGAAGAGGGGGAGTCCTTGAAAGACGCCGCAATAAGAGAAGCAAAAGAAGAATCAGGTATTGATATTGAGATTGTAAAATTTTGTGGAATATTCCAAAATGTGAACCGTTCCATATGCAATACGCTGTTCTTAGCAAAACCAGTTGGGGGAGAATTAGCTACTTCTCCAGAAAGTTTAGAAGTAGGATTTTTTCCCATAGAGGAAGCGCTGAAGATGGTGACATATAAGAATTTTAGGGGAAGAATAGAGAAATGTTTGGATGAAAGTAGCCAGCCTTTTTGTGTAGCTTTTTAAAGAAGTATCCAGAAATAGAATGGTGGTGAATTATTTGAGCAGCTACAAAGCAGTGCTATTTGATTTAGATGATACCTTGCTTGATAGAGATAATGCAGTAGATAAACTGTTTTTCATTTTATTAGAAAAATGTTATGAGGATATTGATGATTCCACAAAAAGGGAAATGCTGCAAGAATTTAAAGAACAGGACAAGCGATGCTATGGTCAAAAGGATAAAACAAAGGTTTTTGAAGCATTTTTCGATTCTTTTCCACCAAAACATAGAATACCACACAATGACATATTAGCTTTTTGGAATCAGCATTTTCCGTATTGTTTTTCTGTAAATCAAGATAGATTAAACATATTAAATAGGCTAAAGAGTCAAGTGAAGGTTGCAATTATCACAAATGGCACCGTCCATAGACAAAAAGCAAAAATAAGGAGCACCAATTTACATCATTATTTTGATACAATCATCATTTCTGATGAAGTGGGGATTAGTAAACCGGACAAACGCATTTTTGAACTAGCTTTAAATAAGCTTAATGTGCAGCCAGAGGACACATTATTCGTTGGCGATGACTTAGAAAGAGATATTGGTGGTTGTCAAAATGCCAATATAAAAGGGGTATGGTTTAATCCACTTAGAATCAAGAATGATACCGAGATTAAACCATTTGCTGAAATTGATTCTTTTGATCGATTATTAAGCTATTTTACATAAGTCAATAAGAGGAGTGCTCCATGAAGGTATCTTTAATTGTAGCGATGGACGAGAACAGAGTAATTGGGAAAGAAAATGATATTCCTTGGAGGATTCCGAGAGATTGGGAGTATGTGAAAAAAATAACTTCAGGGCATCCCATTATTTTGGGGAGAAAAAACTTCCAATCCATTGGAAAAGCATTAAGAAACAGAAGGAATATCGTCTTATCTAGAGATAGAGAGTTAGTATTGGACGGCTGTGAAATGGCACATTCATTAGATGAAGTATTTACATTATGTGAAAAGGAAGAAGAAATATTTATTTTTGGTGGCGAAGAAATATATATAATGTTTCTTCCATATGTAGAATCAATGTACATAACCAAGATTCATGCAGAATTTGAAGGGGACACGTTCTTCCCAAATGTTGATTTAAATGAATGGAAGGAGACATCTGTTACCAAAGGAATAACAGATGAAAAAAATCCTTATTCTTACTATTTTCATGTTTTCGAAAGAGAACCTCTTAAGCGATTGTGAAAGGTTAAATTACATGGATTAGGATGGGGAATAGGCCTGTTATTTTCATCGTATATCGTCGATTCTATTTGAGCAATTAAAGATAATTAAAATAAACGGAGATTTTCCGGTTAAACAGCAAAATAGTGCTTGGTTAGGGATAAATAAGCGGAGATTTTTCGCTTAAGCAATGTAAAAGAAGTGATTTTGAGATTTTTCAAGTAAATAGACGGAATTTATACCTTAATTTAGGCTATTTTCCGTGCTGATTTCTAATTAAGAGAAATTTATCCGCTTATTTCCCCAGCCAGTCTACTATAGTGTCTCCTTTAATTTAACGAGTAAAGACGGAAAGCTTGGGAAAAATCCCATGCTTTCGTATGTTAGTAAATTGCATCCCATATTTGTGCTGCAATTTCAGTTTTATGGAAACAAACTACCCTTAAAAAACAAACCCAAAATAAGCTTCTTCCTGCTCCAAATCCTCAAAATATTTGATGCCCATATACTGAAAGCCGATTTTGCCAAGTATGTTTAAAGAAGCCTTGTTTTCGATACTAGCAGAAGCAATTACTTTTTGAACACTTCCTTGCTCCTCAGCAAACTTCATACATGCAATGGCTGCTTCTGTCGCATAGCCTTTGTTCCAATTGTCTTTTGTAAAATGGAAAATAAGCTCTACTTCGTCCAAAGAATCCTCTATATTAAAGCCAGCTGCCCCAATCACCTGATTAGTAGCTAAATCAACCACTCCGTAAACAGAAAGGCCAAAATCAGCTTGACATTGCTGGTAAAAGTCAATAACTTGAGGAAGTAAGGCAGAGTCAGTACT from Niallia sp. FSL W8-0635 carries:
- a CDS encoding dihydrofolate reductase, which produces MKVSLIVAMDENRVIGKENDIPWRIPRDWEYVKKITSGHPIILGRKNFQSIGKALRNRRNIVLSRDRELVLDGCEMAHSLDEVFTLCEKEEEIFIFGGEEIYIMFLPYVESMYITKIHAEFEGDTFFPNVDLNEWKETSVTKGITDEKNPYSYYFHVFEREPLKRL
- a CDS encoding NAD-dependent epimerase/dehydratase family protein encodes the protein MKKILVLGGTRFFGRKLVELLLEEGHQVTIMTRGTTSHPFGDRVEHIIGDRSMKEQLNNHFEGRKFDIVYDNICYTSNEARDFCEVFNGNIGKLVFTSSLSTYAADGKEKREEDFDPYHYPIAWGDKEAFTYNEGKRQAEAVFFQYATFPVVAVRFPIVLGEDDYTRRLHFHVEGIQKGNAIGFVNMEAEMSFILASEAATFLKWAGFSDFEGPFNATANGKISMGELIHIIEKVTGHEAKITLKGDEEDTSPFAIPATWYMNTEKAEKAGFEFSNLDNWLPALIEEIASKDKH
- a CDS encoding response regulator transcription factor, encoding MEKVNVLVVDDEKEIRDAIEIYLKNEGITVLKASDGLEALDILMEQTVHLILMDIMMPNLDGISATYKIREQKNIPIIMLTAKSEDTDKILGLQIGADDYITKPFNPMELVARVKSQLRRYVTLGTFDGVKKKIDLHGLTLDQEAKEVAVNGEGVKLTPIEYKIVVLLMKNAGRVFSITEIYESVWKEPGYNAENTVAVHIRKIREKIEVDPKNPRFLKVVWGIGYKIEK
- a CDS encoding ketopantoate reductase family protein, translated to MTIKKIGIVGLGAIGAVYGKMLQEVEGLEVQIIVDEHRKTRYEKEKFYINDEETSFHYIHPDTQSEAFDLVLLAVKYGQLQEAISLIRPFVGEKTVILSLLNGITSEEEIAQSYGEEKILYSICNGIDSTREGNRIYYSTPGIITFGERVNIELTDRVKEVKECLERANIPVDVPEDMERALWNKFMINVGMNQASAVTRAPYAYFQKDGQARELAKSAMKEVIQLAQAKEIDLTEQDMDYFFANVLSKVGGKGKTSMLQDIEAGRETEVALFAEKVIDYGQKLGIETPINQAFYRIIKTVEEMQG
- a CDS encoding HAD family hydrolase, with the protein product MVVNYLSSYKAVLFDLDDTLLDRDNAVDKLFFILLEKCYEDIDDSTKREMLQEFKEQDKRCYGQKDKTKVFEAFFDSFPPKHRIPHNDILAFWNQHFPYCFSVNQDRLNILNRLKSQVKVAIITNGTVHRQKAKIRSTNLHHYFDTIIISDEVGISKPDKRIFELALNKLNVQPEDTLFVGDDLERDIGGCQNANIKGVWFNPLRIKNDTEIKPFAEIDSFDRLLSYFT
- a CDS encoding HIT family protein — translated: MAYDLDCPLCNPHKDSDQNIVLENETCYFLQHNKHQGVLEGSGLIIPKNHHKDVFELTQEEWTDTYELVHKAKKFIDNNHSPDGYTIGWNVGKVSNQEIYHCHLHLIPRYKDEPLAGKGIRYWLKQEGNRRVKGESE
- a CDS encoding DinB family protein; translation: MEARHENLFKQLETYRKELLGTVEMMTDEQAEIIPDGFNNNIRWNLGHLYLDQFLWIEALTKEASPTSKQFNQWFGFGTTPANFTEETPSFQELKELLNAQPQEILEKYRNELEKEYPPIDMGMHTIEQVLIRTIFHEGMHLQAINDLKRFV
- a CDS encoding sensor histidine kinase — translated: MATKSRNKGLFIVWTLLITIGLSGIASIDMWFNKYMQSDFYKTSIFQDKMYYYMDLLSENELYYIPIEEAKKNITVTEKEINDYRYYYGDLNEQIQIIKSQYEEQIQTAKSTGSTEAEQLYTDERDKKISDITKNFQSNEYVEEKIKKEKARQLDEYYQDLQNREYEYKDWADSFQYYFENKKTGEIITNVEVAPGEKIDSKLNQKNTKFLRDIHVDPKDEWEQHYITLDSPWYEFGYKDTVATEVSILNNIKVKRGSFEGIIAVPNNLNANSMINKEVDNYKSQQKQAISFSVISIISLVASCFLLLTRRSILTQWENSFYKKVPIDIGIIFLIISVAVGIIGIWGVIDQFEIHLYNEGSYWKGIILFGCLAWLFISLSFIQISLLYKEKLKGDKLFWTKTFVGKCIKTVKKPLLQLFSSRTPLTKLILCLIIVFVLGISLMATLIEPVLAPFYLVAVIIIGIPVIHYLVKNTKSLNQLVLYTNEIMNGRKVSDLEIKASSELTTLVETINTLKNGVIFSQNAQAKSERLKTELITNVSHDLRTPLTSIINYTELLKNKNLSEEEKDGYLAIIDRKSQRLKVLIDDLFEVSKMVSGNVELKREKVDLVQLLQQALGEYDETIKASTLDFRVTNQEPSINAVVDGQKLWRVFDNLIGNILKYSLEHSRVYLSIKQEKGQAILQFKNISKYELDDNMDELFERFKRGDTSRHTEGSGLGLAIAKSIIDLHEGMMTIETDGDLFKVTLALPVNEQRS
- a CDS encoding GNAT family N-acetyltransferase, giving the protein MEFLFTSERLGYRLLTLEDVEACEQFWGREEVMTYCGGSTDSALLPQVIDFYQQCQADFGLSVYGVVDLATNQVIGAAGFNIEDSLDEVELIFHFTKDNWNKGYATEAAIACMKFAEEQGSVQKVIASASIENKASLNILGKIGFQYMGIKYFEDLEQEEAYFGFVF
- a CDS encoding NUDIX hydrolase, which translates into the protein MVQSTQQSYSPPKHIVSAATIIINEQGEILLIKGPKRGWEMPGGQVEEGESLKDAAIREAKEESGIDIEIVKFCGIFQNVNRSICNTLFLAKPVGGELATSPESLEVGFFPIEEALKMVTYKNFRGRIEKCLDESSQPFCVAF